The following proteins come from a genomic window of Trifolium pratense cultivar HEN17-A07 linkage group LG4, ARS_RC_1.1, whole genome shotgun sequence:
- the LOC123881472 gene encoding pentatricopeptide repeat-containing protein At1g77360, mitochondrial-like — translation MEAVSKNPRPTKIAKYPSKSKNPNRNSTPIRKPNNHQSNQFPSHLDTPNVSSTARTLCNLLTRTSPQDIDSALSSSKIHPSEECVHEVLKLSYNYPSSAIKFFRWAGRLRKHSAHSWNLMVDLLGRNQLFEPMWDAVRTMKQEGVLSLPTFVSVFQSYCMAGRINEAVMSFDVMDRYDVEKNVVAVNSLLSAICREENQTSAAMEFLENKVKGKVELDGDSFAILLEGWEKEGNAAKAMSTFGEMVIRIGWSQDNVAAYDALLMTLLRALQFNEVVTFLKVMKEHDCFPGLKFFTNALDVFVKRNDAAHAIPLWDVMVASGLLPNLIMYNAMIGLLCNNGEIDHAFRLLDEMVLHGAFPDSLTYNMIFECLVKNKKVRETEQFFAEMIKNEWLPTASNCAVAIEMLFNCDDPDSALQIWSYMVETHVGALDVSANMLLIGLCKLKRLSEVRRFAEEMLDKRIIIYESTMTKLKEVFYKESRSASTRDKFDNLYRRWKAHVKL, via the coding sequence ATGGAAGCTGTTTCAAAAAACCCTAGACCaacaaaaattgcaaaatacCCATCCAAATCCAAAAACCCTAATAGAAATTCAACCCCAATTCGAAAACCCAATAATCATCAATCAAATCAATTTCCATCACATCTTGATACTCCAAATGTTTCATCAACTGCTCGTACCCTTTGCAATCTTCTTACCCGAACATCCCCTCAGGATATCGATTCGGCTTTATCCTCTTCAAAGATTCATCCTTCAGAAGAATGCGTTCATGAAGTTCTTAAGCTTTCTTACAATTACCCTTCTTCGGCCATCAAGTTTTTCCGCTGGGCAGGACGTTTGAGAAAACATTCTGCCCATTCGTGGAACTTGATGGTTGATTTATTGGGCCGGAATCAGCTTTTCGAGCCCATGTGGGATGCTGTTAGGACTATGAAACAGGAAGGTGTGCTGTCTTTGCCCACCTTTGTTTCGGTTTTTCAGAGTTATTGTATGGCTGGTAGGATTAATGAGGCTGTTATGAGTTTTGATGTCATGGATAGGTATGATGTTGAGAAGAATGTTGTGGCCGTTAATTCGTTGCTTAGTGCAATTTGTCGCGAAGAGAATCAAACATCGGCGGCTATGGAGTTTTTAGAGAACAAGGTTAAGGGGAAGGTTGAGTTGGATGGGGATAGTTTCGCGATATTGTTGGAAGGATGGGAGAAGGAAGGCAATGCTGCTAAAGCTATGAGTACTTTTGGTGAGATGGTGATTCGTATTGGTTGGAGTCAGGATAATGTAGCAGCTTACGACGCACTTTTGATGACTCTACTTCGCGCTTTGCAGTTTAACGAGGTTGTGACGTTTCTTAAAGTTATGAAGGAACATGACTGCTTTCCAGGTTTGAAATTCTTTACCAATGCTCTTGATGTTTTTGTTAAAAGGAATGATGCTGCTCATGCCATCCCGTTGTGGGATGTCATGGTTGCTAGTGGGTTATTGCCTAATTTGATCATGTACAATGCCATGATTGGGTTGCTTTGCAACAATGGCGAGATTGATCATGCGTTTCGCTTGCTTGATGAGATGGTTCTCCATGGTGCTTTTCCCGACTCTTTGACATATAACATGATTTTCGAGTGCTTGGTGAAGAACAAAAAGGTTCGTGAAACGGAGCAGTTCTTTGCCGAGATGATCAAGAACGAGTGGCTGCCTACAGCTTCTAATTGTGCAGTGGCCATCGAAATGTTGTTTAATTGTGATGACCCTGATTCAGCACTTCAGATTTGGAGTTACATGGTTGAAACTCATGTTGGTGCACTTGATGTGAGTGCAAATATGTTGCTCATTGGTCTTTGTAAATTGAAAAGACTGTCAGAGGTCAGAAGGTTTGCTGAAGAAATGCTTGATAAAAGGATCATCATATATGAATCTACAATGACCAAGTTGAAGGAAGTGTTCTATAAGGAGAGTAGAAGTGCAAGTACAAGAGAcaaatttgataatttataCAGGAGGTGGAAAGCTCATGTCAAGTTGTAA
- the LOC123881470 gene encoding uncharacterized protein LOC123881470 — MAVFKRKLAMSSGGHTNPLVWLAAIICTIFAIAVIIIGIIVFIGYIMIHPRIPIISVTSAHLDLLRNDYAGLLQTQLSIVVTAINGNAKAHAQFSEITFSLSFQGQGIAVLVADSFDVPKNSTNNLRYVVQSSPIPLTPEQMDEVDAARKSNEISFDFKGAARTRWRIGPFGSVKYSCHLNCHLKFRPSNGSYIPSKCSSKSK; from the coding sequence ATGGCTGTATTCAAGAGAAAACTTGCAATGAGTTCTGGTGGCCACACTAATCCATTAGTTTGGTTAGCAGCTATAATCTGCACAATTTTTGCTATAGCTGTGATTATTATTGGCATTATAGTGTTCATTGGTTACATAATGATTCATCCAAGAATACCTATAATCAGTGTCACTAGTGCTCATTTAGATCTTCTAAGAAATGATTATGCTGGTTTACTTCAAACTCAATTAAGCATTGTTGTGACTGCTATTAATGGAAATGCAAAAGCTCATGCACAATTTTCTGAGATAACATTTAGTCTTAGCTTTCAAGGTCAAGGAATTGCTGTGCTCGTTGCTGATTCGTTCGATGTGCCGAAAAATAGTACAAACAATCTTCGATATGTTGTTCAATCATCACCAATACCGTTAACGCCTGAACAAATGGATGAAGTTGATGCGGCGCGGAAAAGTAATGAGATTAGTTTTGATTTTAAGGGTGCTGCTAGGACTAGATGGAGGATAGGTCCTTTTGGTTCTGTTAAATATTCTTGTCATTTGAATTGTCACCTCAAGTTTCGTCCATCGAATGGAAGTTATATACCCTCCAAGTGTTCCtccaaatcaaaataa